In Deltaproteobacteria bacterium, the DNA window GGCATCATGCCGAAAGAAATTATGGCAAGAGGTGTTCCGAATCGAACTCGCGTATCTCGCAAGGCATCTGGAGGGGTGCCGGGATGTCCTGAGTGTGGGCTGTGGGCCGGCGATCATCGAGGGCGGACTTGCGGAGCTGGGGTTTCGGGTAACGGGGCTCGATGTATCCCGCGAGGCCCTCAGGTACGCCCCTGACACGGTGCATACCGTGGTTGCCCGAGCAGAGGACATGCCCTTTCCGGCAGATTCCTTCGATGCCGTCATCTCTGTCGTATCCCTCCAGTTTCTGGACGACTGGCGCCTGGCCCTGGAAAAGATGCGTTGGGTCCTGCGTCCCTGCGGCAGGATCATCCTGTTGCTGCTCAACCCGGATTCGGATTTTTTCCGGAGGAAGTCCCGTGATCCTGACTCCTATATTTCCAAGATTCGGCACGTGGATCTAACGGCCATCGAGGAGGTGGTTGCACAGGGCTTTTCTATCGTTACAGAATATTTTCTTCGTATTGACGGCGAAACGGTCAGCGCGGAATCGGGTGGACGGGACGCGGTCTTGTATATCATCCGAGGGACGAAGAGAAAGACGGCCCTTTCGCGGTAACCGGCCTGGAAAGGTCATGGCGCCGTCTTTTCGAGGGGTCCTTATTTCTTATAGCCCGGGAGTTCAAAGGTGCTGCAACTTCCGGATCCGCAGGTTCGATGCCGAATCTTCGGCGTGTCAGCAGATGCGCCGCCTGATGGCTGGGCGTTATTCCCGGCGCCGACGTTGGCCGCGCTCATGAGTTTTACTACTTCGGGACTTTGGCAACGGGGGCATAACAGCTCCTTCATCTCCTCCTTGCTCATAAGAAGGATCTCAAAGGTATAATCGCAACTTTGGCAGCGGAATTCGTGTATGGGCATGGGGGATCCTCCCTTTAGGACAAAGAAAAAGGGGAGGTTGTCCCTCCCCCTTTTTTTGGCTTGTATTCTTGGAATCATTTAAAAATAGACCTCAAATGTCACATAGGCGTTGTCGAGCTTGTCGACCGGTGCGAATAGTTGGGCGTTCATGGGATCATCGAGTTCATCTATATCGATGGGTTTGCCGAGCCAGTTTCCGCTTCCTGTGTAATTAAACCAGTAATACTGGTAACCGGCGCGGATGAAGGCCCTTCCGTATTTGGAAAGCGGGGTCTCCGGGAGGTCCCAGATCCAGTAGATCTCGCCCACGTGACCGCGGGTCGAGAGTTTCGCCTGGTAGAGGTCGTCGGCCGCAGGCGTAAAGTTGATCCAGTACTGGGAGCCGTAGTTATACTCCAATCCGATCTTGCTGTTTAGTTGTTCGACCGGTACCCGGATGCCAGCATATGCCGCCCATCCCCAGTGGTTCTCGTCCTCTCCGGGGTTGTTCAGAAGGCCGTAGCCACCGAAGCCCGTGCCCCGGTTGTCGGTCCTGCTGAGCCCTCCGCTCACGAACCAGTCGATGCCATTGTACTGGTGCATGAATACGCCGCTTGCGTGATAGATGTCTCCGAGCTGTCCGGTCAGAGTTCTCGGAAGCCCCCAGATGTTTTCGTTTTCAAGGATGTCGGGGATGTCTGCCGCCTTGAAGACCTGCAGATTGGCGAAGAGGTTTTCGTCCTTGTCGTCAATGACGTCCCAGCTCACCCCGTAGAGGTCCACGTCATCAAACTTTTGCTCTCCCGGGATGTCCTTGAATCCTGACTCGTAACCCCGTCCGTAACAGACACGGACCTTGCCGGGGAAGGGGTCTTGATACATATAGCCGAGGGTTGCCCCGTCAAAGGTCCAGTCCACTCCGAGCCCCACGGGCGTGGCGTAACGTTCGTCGATGTTGAGTTTGAGGTGGAGGGGAGGTCCGTCCACGGTTGGCCTCCTTCCTACCGAGAACCAGATGGGCAGTCCCCCGATATTGGTCCAGTTCACGTATGCCATCTCCACCCTAAGGGTGTCGTCATTGGGCCTGCGGCTGATGTTT includes these proteins:
- a CDS encoding class I SAM-dependent methyltransferase, with amino-acid sequence MGTESEYAASCRKKLWQEVFRIELAYLARHLEGCRDVLSVGCGPAIIEGGLAELGFRVTGLDVSREALRYAPDTVHTVVARAEDMPFPADSFDAVISVVSLQFLDDWRLALEKMRWVLRPCGRIILLLLNPDSDFFRRKSRDPDSYISKIRHVDLTAIEEVVAQGFSIVTEYFLRIDGETVSAESGGRDAVLYIIRGTKRKTALSR
- a CDS encoding zinc ribbon domain-containing protein, with protein sequence MPIHEFRCQSCDYTFEILLMSKEEMKELLCPRCQSPEVVKLMSAANVGAGNNAQPSGGASADTPKIRHRTCGSGSCSTFELPGYKK
- a CDS encoding DUF3373 family protein yields the protein MKKFLAGVAASALAFPGIVSAAPQPSPDELLKRIESLTKELQTVKKQLEEVKNTQAETKETVSELSEQAGSGRLDLSGDYRFRLDSARADTHSYWAAQTILSAMSAFQAMGYTQEQINAMLSGMSAEQREAMLQRMGYSKTKGYDADNDTLYTNRLRLNLKADATENVTFKGRLAMYKIWGMETANATASPFFGNNGFFWDPNISRRPNDDTLRVEMAYVNWTNIGGLPIWFSVGRRPTVDGPPLHLKLNIDERYATPVGLGVDWTFDGATLGYMYQDPFPGKVRVCYGRGYESGFKDIPGEQKFDDVDLYGVSWDVIDDKDENLFANLQVFKAADIPDILENENIWGLPRTLTGQLGDIYHASGVFMHQYNGIDWFVSGGLSRTDNRGTGFGGYGLLNNPGEDENHWGWAAYAGIRVPVEQLNSKIGLEYNYGSQYWINFTPAADDLYQAKLSTRGHVGEIYWIWDLPETPLSKYGRAFIRAGYQYYWFNYTGSGNWLGKPIDIDELDDPMNAQLFAPVDKLDNAYVTFEVYF